The following is a genomic window from Daphnia magna isolate NIES linkage group LG4, ASM2063170v1.1, whole genome shotgun sequence.
TCCGAAATCTTTCGAATTGGATGAGTTTACCTGGTATATACGTGTTGTCACCAATTTCAGCCCGCCCTGGTCACTGCAGCCGGACGCGATGTGTTCATACACTGTGATCCGGGTATAACAATGGATGGTCTATAATCGTTTCAAGCAACAGTTAGTTAAAATGTGTTATCTCGCTTTCCTCTGCGTCGACTTGGTTATTTAAGTAGAGCAGTAGAAGAGACGACAGGGCTACAAGGAAATGATCGTGTGTTTGAAGAAATTGCGCAAGATGGGTGTTATTACGAGCAAGGTAAATAATAAGGTGCAGATGCCACAGCAATGCTAGATGACGAAGTAGTACCTAATGACAAATAAGGAACCTCAGACAGGAGAACTTTCTGAGAATCCGGACGAAGACATTGTAGTCACTGATGCCAGTCGCAACCAGGAGCCGAATGAAGAAGCCCCAGATTAACCTGGAATTGCATACAAAATTTTATCATTCATGCACACCTAGAAAAATTGTAACAATTACATTGTGAAAAACATAATTAGGAAAGCGTACCTTCTTAGGATTACATCTTTGGAGGCAAATAAAGTACTAGGCTTGACTAACAGATATCAAATAAATCTTAATAATCAAACCAAAAGCAAGCCATGTTGTTCATAAAATAACTGTCCAAGTACGGTATCATTACAATTAGCTTAGAATTTTTGCCACAATACTTTTAAGAAATCAAATGGGTTTAActtattcatgaaaaaaccATCATAAAGCGAAGAAACTTTAAGTTACAACATAACATACTTAACAGTTCGTGAATCAACAGAAAATGTCCAGTAAGAGTAATGTCCATTATGGTCACCATGATAAATCGACGCCGGGCAAAACCGAAGCAGCCGACGGTCATCTAATGGATTGAGAGTTGCTGATTTTTCCAGTATACGGCTTGATTTGATTTTCCCCATCGGAATCTCTTCATAAAATGTCACCGTATGAACaagagtaaagaaaaagaaataaataaatatatagatataaatatatatgtaaagagcatttGAGAACTTTAAGTTCGACAGATAAAGATGCTTCTTGCTGGAAACCATCTGAACGTACGCAAAAACGAATGACCGGAAAACTCATTATGCCATGACAACCATCTCACAGCACATATTCTTCTCATGACATCGTTCGCATAGGATATGCCACATATCATATAAATCAATAATAGGCTAAACTCAATCCTTAAAAGTTGCATAATCTAtccaaatgaaaagaatgaTTGGAAATTTCACCCATCAtgataaaaaagaagataagaaATTTGTTTAACCTCAAATGTTTTTACACCTTCTGAACAAGTAAATGAATGTCCACAGGTCTCAGATTCACCTGGTCCACTGATTTCCTTTCTCCAATATTATTTTCATCTATTACAATTTATAGGAAAAATTCTAGGTGTTGGGATTACAAGATACAGATCTTAACAACAGGTAGGTAATTAAAAACTGAACATTTAAGATACCTAATGTTGGAATACCATTCCTGTAATTGTTCCATAGCATCTTTTGGAAAGTGGCAAAAAGTTGTCAAAGAGTAGCATTACTTGGCAGTCTTAACTTTTAAATGAAACAGGCAAATCTAAAATCGGAAACAGGTGAAATTTTACTAATGCCTTTGATTAATAAGCATAATTCcaacaataaatttttgttataccatACCTGACTGTTTCAATCAaaagttcaaataattcatgTTTGTTCTAGCAGGTTTAAAAAAGTTAATCCATGTGCAATAAAGGAAATTAGTTGGTTGCAATATTAAGAGAAACAAATTGCAATATTTACActaataaacaataaaaaacttgCCAACAGGAAGATATTGATGACATAATTAATTGCTTGCACGGATCAATTATGATTTCTTCACGAAACACTAGATGCCGGTTGCGTTGCATGATGCGTTGGACTCGTATCTGCAATTAGAATAGATGCTACATTCTAATCAATTAAATCTGAATCAATTGTTGCCACGACAGAATTAACGAAAAACTTTCCGTGGCAATCAGAAAATCCAAGGCCTaattaatggttaaggcctgtaaacttgaatacCTTCAATGGCTgcgagagccaatcagagcaAAAAAGTGGGTACAACTGCGAAATCTGGCGCTTGCTACTGCTACTACATCCAAAAcctaaataaaaaactcaaCGGCTCCCGGTGTCCGTGATGTTCCCGATTGCctggtagaaaaaaaaacaaaaaaaaaaaaaacagcatttTCAAACATTGTACACTTTGTTCTTCCGTTTCTACATTTGGTTAAAAAACCACGAGTCCAAtgcaaaaataaacttgattttcggaattttcgttcaattttgaacaGAAATCACGTAATTTTAATTACATCgagaattttgccaaaaatgaaaaagtgggaaggctatacccttctcactttttcCAAAATCCataaaaaacgacatctcttggaattcaatgaaaatcacacattttactcaaaattgaatgctgatttcgaaATATCAATTGGTATTTACGTCAGACGGGCGTTTGTATGTAAAATCAATAATTTGGTGTGCTTTAATATCATTTTTTCAacctttcctttctttcttttactaTCATCAGTTTACAAGGATACCAAACTAATAACACTTACCTGTAAGTACACCAACAATACAAGCCTGACGAAATTATTGGTTTGCGGTGGATACTAGTTGTAGGGTGCTGTTCAGAGGCGAATTGTCACTCTCTAAGCTATGTATCACGTTCTGAAGGTCGCTTACAGATTCTTTCAGAAATTCTCTTTCTTGAGCCATCTGTTAAAATAGTAATAAACTGAATATACATCATTGTGGCAAAACATGAAAATTCTATAACCTTGATGATGAAATAGGTTTCGGCAACGTCGTACCTAAAATGTAATCACTGTAGATTGGCAATGACAAGCCAAAAGTATGATTAAAAACATTAACTACAACTACATTACATTAACATACAAATGTATGAATGTCTACAACTATTTAGTTGATTGTTCACCGTAGTTTGTGATcgattttcattgtttttttgtttactgctGCCAACAGTTGCTGAATGTGTTACTGGTTATTTTATCATTCACAGGTAAAGAAGACTTACATTTTCAATGTgtctttttggattttttaGTGTTGGCATCATTAACCATCCAAATGgaatattgaaaaaatattaaaacaaGTCTAATATGGAATCCAAGATGCTCATAGCTTGCAATATTGTTAATAAACTACACAAGTTACTATTCTGCCCAATCTCTAAAGCAAATTATCCACATGTATGAATATGTAAGGGCTGACATctagaagacaaaaaaattaataaatataaaaaaatgaaaaacttgcTATACTAGTTATAGCATTAAATCTATCTTACTCTTAATCACATTTTAATGTACTTTTCTGTAATGAGAGCAAACCAAAACTGAAGTAGCTGGCAGCTCAAAATGATTGGTTTTGCTGATTAGAGCAAGTGGtgcaacaaatttcaaatacaCAAAACCTGTATGTGTTGTGCAATCACACAAAGAAGTAATAAAAATAGCTTTTGGAAAATGCTGTTGTTCCACCTTCCAAACTTTAAACCTAAAAAGAACAGATATTTTCAAAAGATGAACTACATGGTCTGCAATGTTTTGTACATTTCACTTTTTAATTggtataaaaaagaaaaaaaaggaactaaACCTTGCTTTTAAATGATCAATGCAATCATGATCTTGTCTTGGATgacaatcatggaaatcagCATGGCTGTAGTGATTCATGACCTAATTAACGAGAAATCAAACAGTAACGGCATGCCAGCAACAAACATTTGCTCATCACTCCCTACATGCCAGGTCATAGAACTGGCCTGTTGGATATTCTCAATCTGTTGGTGTTTCAATACTACACTGACATCATTGCTCAGAATCCTAAAAACTTTGATTTACCTTAGTTTTGGTGGGATTGTAAGCACCTGGTTGGAATAAGACCACCTTAAGGCCTTGGTGGTCATACCAGGGAGAGAAATTGACCTACTAACAAATCTTTTCATGTACACTGCTGGGCCAATATCCAATAACAACTTTTACAGAAAACACAATGTCAGAATTATGTCTGTATTCAAGTGACCAATTTACTTCCAACCAGCGTTTGACTTTATTTCTTCTGGAAAAGAAATCTACGGCAATCATTAGTGTCATTTCTTATGAAAGTGAAGCCAGCGGGCTAGACAGGTTCACTAGCAGAGACCCCGATTACAAAATGGAAGTACATGAAGGAGGATGAGGGTTAGCCAAAACGGAAGCATTGCGCGCGcactttttttcactttttactctttttttatttgatttaggTGGCGCTAGGGTCTACGTTCAACAGAAGACACTGATCTGTGCACTCTGTGCAGCCATTTGTTTCGTCTACCACTAGAGGGCAGCATAGGTTGGCGGAATAGCGCAGATAAATCACGAAAGAAAATAGCCGATAGCTTTAGCATATAGCTTTAGCAAATATCTTTAGCTTTTAAAATAGATTTGGAAAATGGCAAACAGCAATATCTGGGGGATTGATTATATAGTTTGGGTTGCTGAATACAGTAACTGATTGCATGCGGGGGGGGGCGAATAATGACACAAAATAATTGCCATAAGCATAGTGATTTATTCAATAACCACTAAACGGATcgaaaaacaatattttattcggaaaCAGCGTTTGAATTTGGTTAAGCAGATTAGGTTTTATTCCaagtcaaaaattttaaaccgACAGTTTAACAAAAAGACGGACTTAAAttcggaaaaataaaatttttttatttcattgttCGCAAAAATCTAAATGTATCAAACTGTACATGGCTccgatttttttattagaagAGGAAAATGtaaatcaatttcattttggcTTGGCTTTCCTAGTTTATGAGTTCTTTAAATTCGAAACTGGTTGCTCTCGTGATAGCGCAAACGGTGTTACGTATAGATAGCGTTTCGCACGCAAGTAAAGATCCTAATTTGAATCtagattttattttagtttttatttacatatttTATATTAAATGCACTTAATCGATGAGCTTGATAATGAAACTTAGCAGACATCAATCATCTGTAACATCAAATGCGCAGCAGTTATAAATAAACATCGATAACGAAATGACCTTCTCTCTTATAAACAGAAATAAGCAAATAAAGAACTTCTGTGTtcattacaaaaacaaaactgactGGCTTAAATTTATCGATAACTTTCAAACCATTAGGTTATATTATAAAGTATTATTATCTAAGTATTATCTCTCCGGACAAAAGGTTTATAAATCTGGGCCATTTCTAAGATCGTAGACTCGTTCCCGTTCTTCCTTTAGCGTGAACACCTAACAACATAAATAAGATGACTATGAAATTGTTGACTTTGATTTTGGCAATGGCCGTTCTTTCTCAGGTACATTAACTGCCTCTCTTAATTctaattttcttgtttaaaaatttcaatttttaggCGGCAGAAATTCCGAGAAATCTACGTCCCAGGTCGGAACTCTTTCCTCGTGCTCCAGTACCTCAAGGACCGGGTCACATTGTCGTGACGGAACCGGCTGCACCTGTCGACATGCGCGGTCGGTTAATCAACCACACCCTTCTATGCAAATTTCTGAACTGATTTAAAACAAATGTCTTTGAACAGGCTTCTGCGGTCAGCGGAAATTCGATTCCAGCCGGATCGTTGGCGGAGTAGAAGCCGTTCCACATGAATTTCCCTGGTACGTTGATTTCTCATTGTCTTATTTCTAAGAAATGCGCAAACATTTAAACTTAATTtggtcaataaaaaaataaggcAAGTGGCCGTTACCATCGATGCCGGAAGCTTTTGCGGAGGCACACTCATTTCTCCCGATTGGGTCATGACCGCCGCTCATTGCGCCGATGGAGCACGTCGATTCAGTCTCTTGTTGGGCGCTCACGATAGGACTGTAGCGGAAGCATCGCAATTAACTATCGAAACAACAGAATACGCCACTCATCCGAACTGGAATCCTTCCACCCTGGCCAATGACATCGCTCTAATCCGCTTACCAACACCCGTCACTTTCACTCGtaagcaaataaaaacatttatccGTTAGTGTCATCATCAGAATATGTTTACGTGTTGTAGCTGAAATCGCACCTCTTTGCATCGCACCGAGCACTGAACCTGATCATGTTGGGGATACTCTGCTGGTCAGCGGATGGGGCAAAACAGCTGACGGCGCTTTTCAGAGCATATCTCCCATCCTCATGAAAGTCACTGCTCCGGGAATCACGACGGCTGAATGCGCTGCTTCGTACGGTGACATCATTACTGACAATATCCTGTGTATTGACACTACCGGTGGACACGGATCGTGCAACGTAAGTTCTGAATCAAATTATTTTCGATTTATTTGTCTTGAATTTTTCTTGATTATTGATGAATTTAGGGCGATTCGGGAGGACCACTCAGCTTCGATAACAACGGTGTATACAATCAGGTCGGCATCGTTAGCTTCGGTTCTAGTGCCGGTTGCACGCGAGGTTTACCCGCCGGATTTACACGCGTCTCCAGCTACGCAGAATGGATCACCCTAGTTACTGGTTTGGTTATTTAATCAACTAttcgttcattttttcttgcattattattatttttttttttcataaaaaaagacatttcCCAAGACCTCATTTCACCATTTATGAAATGGGGGCCATCAGTTAATTCATTGTGTTTCAAAGATGTCTGCCAAAAGTCAAAATGCCAAaatatcgtaaaaaaaaaatctaataaatttgatgctggtaTGTGTCCCAAACAAATTATATTCCTTGGTGTTCATTCCGTTTTATAACTGCATAATGCACAAATGTTATGAAATAGGAATAATAGCGTGAACGGTCTGTGTTAAGCGTCTGGAACGTAATAGCTGTTTGCGATTAATTGTTTAGTGCTGACCTTAACCTATAAGTTTATGTCTTATGACACCAGACTGCGTTATAGATTCAACAACTGGAATAACGCTACATTTTTTCAGATTGCGCAAACGGCGTTACGTCGCATTATCCTGATTTTCAACTATAGATTTTCGTGTAGTTTTAATTTACATTCGAAGATTtacatttacattttttttagattatcagatttttttagatttttcaaTGTGGAAGGTGTTTTAAATCCAAAACCAAACCTTATAAATGTGTCTTTTACGACCTATTATTAGAAAtttgaaactagaaaaagagcaaaaaaaaaatacgcagTTTCAATACACatcatttcaaatttttcatttaataatttcaatttgaaaatcaatttatcaattttttttttttccttttttttttccccacaatttgtttttctcccctttgaaaaaaaacatcacCATTTTCCCCAAACCAATGGGaatagaaaacgaaaacctgcgaaaaaaaaagggaaaaaagaataatttaataatttgattttcaaattgaaattcattgtttttcatcttttcAAATAGTTCACTAATAATAGGTCAAGAGTACCACATTTCTAAGGCTGTGTTGAATTTACATTCGAAGATTTACATGTAATATACTCATTAGATAAGCTCGATAACGAAACTTTGTGGACATCAATCACTTTACCACAAATGCACATCAGTTATAAATAAACATCGATAACGAAATGACCTTTTCCCTTATTGACagaaataagtaaaataaagAGCGCATCTGTGTtcattacaaaaacaaaactggcTGTGCTCAAATTTATCGATAACTTTCAAAAAACCCATTAAGTATGTTATTATCTCTCCGGAAAAAGATTTATAAATATGTGTCCTTTGGCAgactgtttctttttcattcttttgtgTGAACACTTAGCAGCATAAATAAGATGACTATGAAATCGTGGACTTTGATTTTGGCTATGGCCGTTCTTTCTCAGGTATATATTCTACAGGTCTGCCACTCTTAATTTAAATTatcttgtttaaaaaaattacatttttcaGGCGGCAGAAATTGCGAGAAATCTACGCCCCAGGTCGGAACTCTTTCCTCGTGCTCCAGTACCTCAAGGGCCGGGCCACATCGTTGTCACGGAACCGGCTGCACCTGTCGACATGCGTGGTCAGTTAACTAAACATACAACCTTCAATCCAAATTTTTCTACTGATTAAAATAAATGTCTGCGAACAGGCTTCTGTGGTCAGCGTAAAGTCGATTCCAGCCGGATCGTTGGCGGAGTAGAAGCCGTTCCACATGAATTTCCCTGGTACGTTGATTTCTCATTGTCTTTCTAAGAAATGCGCAAACATTcaagtttcaattttaattaatttaataaaaaaaggcagGTGGCTGTTACTATCGACGGAGAAGGCTTTTGCGGAGGCACACTCATTTCTCCCGATTGGGTCATGACCGCTGCTTATTGCGTTGATGGAGCACGCCAATTGAGTCTCTTGTTGGGCGCTCACGATAGGACTGTAGCGGAAGCATCGCAATTAACTATCGAAACAACTGAATACGGCACTCATCCGAACTGGAATACTGCCACCCTGGCCAATAACATCGCTCTGATCCGCTTACCAACACCCGTCGCTTTCACTCGTAAGCAAATAAAACCCATTTATCCGTTGTGTCATCACCAGAATATGTTTACGTGTTTAAGCTGAAATCGCACCCATTTGCatcgcaccgagcaccgaaccCGATCATGCTGGGGATGCTCTTCTGGTCAGCGGATGGGGCCTCACAATTGATGACATTTTTCAGCCTTTTTCTCCGATACTCATGAAAGTCACTGCTCCGGGAATGCAGACGTCCACATGCGCTGCTTCGTACATCGGTAACATCATTACTGACAAAATCCTGTGTATTGACACGAGCGGCGGACACGGATCGTGCAACGTGAGTTTTGAATCGAATATGTTTCGATTTGTTTGGAATTTCTCTTAATTATTGATGAACTTAGGGCGATTGGGGCGGACCGCTCAGCTTTGATAGCAACGGTGTTTACAATCAGGTTGGCGTTTTTAGCTTCAGTTCGGCTTCCGGTTGCACGGCAGGTTACCCAGCCGCATTTACACGCGTCTCCAGTTACGCCCAATGGATCGCCCTAGTTACTGGTTTGGttatttaattaattatttgttcatttttcatgCATTATCTTTTTCGGCCATCATCAAAGACCTTTTTCAAAGACCCCATTTTACCATTTATGAAACATTTCGGCCATCAGTTAATTCcttgtgtttaaaaaaaaatctaataaatttgatgctggtaTTTGTCCAGAACAAATTATATCGTCCTTGGTGATCATTCCGTTTTATAACTGCACAATGCGCAAATGTTATTATATGAAATCGGAATAATAGCGTGAACGGTCTGTGTTCAGCGTCTGGCACGCAGCTGTTTGCGATCAATTGTTTAGTGACCTTAACGTGAGTTTATGTCAATGACACCAGACTGTGTTATAGATTCACCAACTCGAACAACGCCATATCGTAAACGACTGGTCTATATTGACGTTGAGCGCCTGTTGTGTTGGCATCAGTCGACACGACCCACGTACTAAATTGCGATTGCgtttttagaaaagaaatattcCGTGTTCTATTAATATCATGAAGGTCGACGCTCTTGCAGCCTCTAAAGTAATTCTTATTTAATTTATGTACCCGTTAAACTAATTTCAAAATCCCATTCGCAAATGGAGGTGTCAGCTAACTTGCCCCAACACTTGGAGCTTGACGAGCCAAACTTCTTAATGGACTTGCTTAGCACGAACCAATCCGATATTCCATCGACGCTCAAGTTTATCTACAACAGGGAAATAACCGGAATTGCGGAATACTTAAAAATGTTCTCCTGGTACGCTTGCGGGATGTTGAACGTGAATCACCAGACCACATCAAGGGATTTCCATCATCCGACGAGCTCCGGAGGCGGTCGTGATCAACATAGAACTGGAATGGAACGAAGATGAGACTCCGCTGCTACCAGTTTAAGCATTTATTACAGTCTGGCCGTAGGAGATGTTCCATTGTTCTCATTTGTCCAAAGGCGAAGCAactatttattattatttttttttttttttaagctttagATGAGTGTTCGCTATAAGCCGACCTATTTTTGGAGCCCCCAATATTTTCGCCCAaggttttctcttttatttatttttacgtttcTCCGTGTGCGATGTGTTTTCAGTTCACCGTCGAATGGTTAATGGCAATACACTGCAAATGCTTTTTAATGACAGTGCGCTGTGCGACTAGCGAATTGTTTCTCAAAGGGTATGACATCATTTATGTTATTCTAGCTCGCAAGCCAGGTGTGCAGATCATTGTGCGCGTTCAGTTCCGTTGTTCAGCCAAATGGCCAAGCTTTAGGGGAGTTAGTCTGCTGGTATTAACCGCAAATTCTATAGCGGTTTGAACGGGGAAAGTTGTTCGCTATCGCAAATCGGAGAAAATTCGGACGTGTCGAGCACGAATTGCCACAGAGAATGCAAGTCCGTGTTGTTTGGCGTAGCGGAAAGCCACATGTCTTTTACGAAACTCATTTGCTAATTGAAGTTTTATGATGATGGAAAATGGTTGGAGGGCTGAAATCATCTTTAAGTAAAGGTGGCCTTGAAAGAATCAAATTCGTTCTCATCCACTTCAGTTTTTAACAGTTGTGTTATCCTTCCGGGTAAGAGGCATTGACCCTCCATCTCCTTTTGGCCTTAATCGTAAAATTTAATGACAGGTCCATCGTCTGTGGTAACCatcgttcttttgtttttacttccccggtttgaattttttctaaaaaatgaattgcagtAAAAAAATGGCGGCTGTTTGAAATCGTAGGCGTTTCGCAAAaagccttttatttttttaaattaaaaactatgaGTCGAGACATTGTCGATTCCGCCTGGAATTTCTTCCCAACTCTTTAAGAAGACGCAATGTACTCCGAACCGCGTGCTGGAAACCTATTTCGAGTTCAATGGTCTCCGACGAACCGATTCACACGCACGCACAAAGTGATGACAAAGAAGGCGAgatattttgaatttgaacaatatttattatattaacgaaattttatgttttttttttttcaagggtCGGAGGGTGGGGTGGATGATACACATCTGACCGGCAGATGCGGACGcacaaaatattttgcaaatAGGAGAGACTGTTCAGGTGACGTTGACAAACAAGCTCCATTTCATTGCAGCCGAGGAAGTTCGACTCAGAAGACTGGCTGTTTACTGTTTTGATGGGGCAGCTTCGTAGACGGGAACGTTGTCGGAGTAACCTGGGGCGGAGTAGGCCGGAGCAGCGTAGGCTGGAGCTGCGTAATCAGATTTGTAGCCAGCATCACCATGATTGTATTCCCAGTAGTGCTCGCCATAACCTTCTTTGGTATCGGTCCACTTGACCTGTTACGCAAACAACACACCGGATAATCAAAAACATGTCGTCCTCAATCAGaaatgaatttgaaatttcaaagaCAAACCTTGGTGCGGAAACGGTGATCCTTGGACTGCTCGTAGTGGTTGCGGTTGTGCTGAGGATTTCCGCGGTTGTATCCAAACTCGTATTCGTCCTTACCGGGAACGTTGGCGTACTGGAAATAGCCGTCGTATTTCTTCTCATACGCTGGAGGCGCATATTCACCATCGGCAATAACAGCGGCCACAACGGCACTCAAGACAAGAACCTATTCGCAAAATAACAGATGGCTCAAACTTAAGAAACAAAGGAAATCACACAACTTAAAGATGCTAAGAAAGAAACAGTTAAAACGATGGTGTTACCACAAGAGAAGTCTTCATGTTGGATGATGCAAAGTAAGACTGCGGATATCTACCTGAACAGCACGGCCGCTTTATATACCCCACCAGCCAACACACATTCTTCGGTCATGCATTGTGTGCTGCcggttccctttttttttttttgtttttttggggcCAAAGCTGTTGAGGGCCGCGTTCGTGAGCCAGTCAtttaaaagtttctttttttttttttttgagactATAGACACCACATGTCTGTGCCACTTATAACCGTCTTTATTGGATTTGTAGCGGGAAATGCGGAGGGAAAAATAGGAGGAAGATGCGGAGGAATTGGGGCGCAGTTAACTTAATGCaaaagtacaaaaaagtttttattagAGTCATAAATGGCCGTCAGCCAATCAGAAATTTACAATCGTTGGTCTCGTACGAAAATATAGTTGTGCACATTTGCAATCCTCGTTATTATTTTCGGGGCTTGTAACGGATTTTTATGCGaatgttttcaaataaatGATGCGTGAAATGTTCCACGTGAACTTGTCTCGTGACTCGTTGCACTATTGCTGCTATCAaataagtaaagaaaaaacccggACTACGAAAGGTAAACAATGACATGCAATCTATACGGTACATACATTACGCATAAGGCCTATAGGTAACAGGATTTGTTAAtcaagttttctttctttgtttgcCTATAGCTGTTTATCGTCGTACGGCAATTGTTTTGTTCGTCTACCCATAACGGATACGATGTTGGCCCACGTGTAAAACTGAATCATTAATGAACTAAATTACAATATGGAGAATTCATTGGCGTCTGAGCCTCGAGGGTTGAATTCAATTTGAGGTTGTTCAGAGCTTCAGCTCATTTTAATTATGGAAATAGCTATTTCGTTTTGATGCCACAATAGCACCTTGAACGATGAACGTTGGCATTGATAACGATGGGTATTAACGTATATACAGGATCCTGTTCATTACAACAACAATAATATTCGATTAGGAAAGTCTgtaaaagataaagaaaatgatcGAGATGTTTCAAGCACTTTGCGTCAGAGTCAATCACGCATAAAAAGTGGGCTAACTGCACGATTTCTTCGTGGTCTTACCTCAATAACAGTTGTGAACCTCACCTGTAAACAATGAAATTTTTGGCTGTCATTTTGGCTTTGGCCGTTTTCGCCCAGGTAATAATAAAACACCCCACTTTTTTAAACTATGTCGTATTGGATCGTTCAATTTATCATAATATTCACTTTGCTTTGCCTTCAGGCGGCTGAAATCCCTAAACTTCGCAGCAAGTTGTTCCCCAGGTCGGATCTCTTCCCCCGTGCTCCAGTACCTCAAGGACCCGGTTATTTCGAGCCAACCAAACAAGCCCGCACTGTCGATACC
Proteins encoded in this region:
- the LOC116921426 gene encoding uncharacterized protein LOC116921426; protein product: MTWHVMNHYSHADFHDCHPRQDHDCIDHLKARFKVWKVEQQHFPKAIFITSLCDCTTHTGFVYLKFVAPLALISKTNHFELPATSVLVCSHYRKMSALTYSYMWIICFRDWAE
- the LOC116921418 gene encoding brachyurin is translated as MTMKLLTLILAMAVLSQAAEIPRNLRPRSELFPRAPVPQGPGHIVVTEPAAPVDMRGFCGQRKFDSSRIVGGVEAVPHEFPWQVAVTIDAGSFCGGTLISPDWVMTAAHCADGARRFSLLLGAHDRTVAEASQLTIETTEYATHPNWNPSTLANDIALIRLPTPVTFTPEIAPLCIAPSTEPDHVGDTLLVSGWGKTADGAFQSISPILMKVTAPGITTAECAASYGDIITDNILCIDTTGGHGSCNGDSGGPLSFDNNGVYNQVGIVSFGSSAGCTRGLPAGFTRVSSYAEWITLVTGLVI
- the LOC116921416 gene encoding brachyurin, producing the protein MTMKSWTLILAMAVLSQAAEIARNLRPRSELFPRAPVPQGPGHIVVTEPAAPVDMRGFCGQRKVDSSRIVGGVEAVPHEFPWQVAVTIDGEGFCGGTLISPDWVMTAAYCVDGARQLSLLLGAHDRTVAEASQLTIETTEYGTHPNWNTATLANNIALIRLPTPVAFTPEIAPICIAPSTEPDHAGDALLVSGWGLTIDDIFQPFSPILMKVTAPGMQTSTCAASYIGNIITDKILCIDTSGGHGSCNGDWGGPLSFDSNGVYNQVGVFSFSSASGCTAGYPAAFTRVSSYAQWIALVTGLVI
- the LOC116921424 gene encoding uncharacterized protein LOC116921424 — translated: MKTSLVVLVLSAVVAAVIADGEYAPPAYEKKYDGYFQYANVPGKDEYEFGYNRGNPQHNRNHYEQSKDHRFRTKVKWTDTKEGYGEHYWEYNHGDAGYKSDYAAPAYAAPAYSAPGYSDNVPVYEAAPSKQ